A genomic region of Raphanus sativus cultivar WK10039 chromosome 6, ASM80110v3, whole genome shotgun sequence contains the following coding sequences:
- the LOC130495906 gene encoding DNA-directed RNA polymerase subunit 10-like protein — protein MIIPVRCFTCGKVIGNKWDTYLDLLQADYTEGDALDAIGLVRYCCRRMLMTHVDLIEKLLNYNTLEKSDAN, from the exons ATGATCATTCCAGTTCGTTGCTTTACTTGTGGAAAg GTGATTGGAAACAAATGGGACACATACCTTGATCTTCTCCAGGCTGATTACACCGAAGG GGATGCTCTTGATGCGATTGGTTTAGTCCGTTACTGCTGCAGGCGTATGCTTATGACTCACGTCGATCTTATTGAAAAGCTTCTTAACTACAACA CTCTCGAGAAATCTGATGCCAATTAA
- the LOC130496138 gene encoding probable transcription factor At1g61730 produces MTKKHNPLENPPAASSSDDDEELDSSAGEEEEQEEEVNDSSSSSEEDQPKPPSSSSAVTTAIPAKTSDSHSGSETETDSESDIAAKSKNQKPPPPPTNKSGTKRPSEVTSKETNSKRAKKEKKPAAFHRLWTEEDEIAVLQGMIDFKKDTGNSPYDDTNAYFDYIKKSISFEVSKNQFMDKLRSLKKKYMGKEKKPCFTKPHEHKSYRLCKFIWGPDGMGLESAVKSNGGVSSKKRTKKELSFASSPPNGGDERFDWFEKSFLVRGIAGFGVDESYVRQRWRLVPVESRKKVEEKVKMLQAKEIEFVLHKTEILRDVTSMIAEASKNRSH; encoded by the coding sequence ATGACGAAGAAACACAACCCTTTAGAAAACCCCCCAGCCGCATCTTCAAGCGACGACGACGAAGAACTCGACTCTTCCGCtggcgaagaagaagaacaagaagaagaagttaacgattcttcatcttcatcagaAGAAGACCAACCCAAAcctccttcctcctcctccgccgtcaCAACCGCCATCCCAGCTAAAACCTCCGATTCACACTCCGGATCCGAAACCGAGACCGATTCCGAATCCGACATCGCCGCAAAGTCCAAGAATCAGAAGCCTCCGCCGCCGCCAACCAACAAATCCGGGACCAAGCGTCCCAGCGAAGTGACTTCAAAGGAGACGAACTCGAAGCGAGccaagaaggagaagaagcctGCCGCGTTTCACAGACTATGGACGGAAGAAGACGAGATCGCTGTGTTGCAAGGGATGATCGATTTCAAGAAGGACACGGGGAACTCTCCTTACGACGACACCAATGCTTACTTCGATTACATCAAGAAGTCCATCAGCTTTGAGGTTAGCAAGAACCAGTTCATGGATAAGCTGAGGAGTTTGAAGAAGAAGTACATGGGTAAAGAGAAGAAGCCTTGTTTCACCAAGCCTCATGAACACAAGTCTTACAGATTGTGTAAGTTTATTTGGGGACCTGATGGGATGGGTCTTGAGTCTGCTGTTAAGTCCAACGGCGGCGTTTCCTCGAAAAAGAGGACCAAGAAAGAGCTGtcttttgcttcttctcctccCAATGGAGGTGATGAGAGGTTTGATTGGTTTGAGAAGTCGTTTCTCGTTCGAGGGATTGCGGGTTTCGGtgtggatgagagttatgtgaGACAGAGGTGGAGGTTAGTTCCGGTTGAGAGTAGGAAGAAAGTTGAAGAGAAGGTTAAGATGTTGCAGGCTAAGGAGATTGAGTTTGTGTTGCACAAGACTGAGATTTTGCGTGATGTGACATCTATGATCGCTGAAGCATCTAAGAACAGAAGCCATTAG